ACTTCAAGCCTTACTTCTCCTGTCTTTTCCTTTATACTTCCAAATCTTCCATATTCAAGTTTTAAACTTCCATAAGGCTTTATACTCGTTCTTTCACTAGTCCTGAACTCTTTGCTTATCTCATTCTTTAATGCCGCTCCATATGTATAATATGATGATTTTGCCTCAAATATCTCATCCACTACAAGGAACTTTCTATGCATATC
This genomic stretch from Leptotrichia sp. OH3620_COT-345 harbors:
- a CDS encoding autotransporter domain-containing protein; translation: DMHRKFLVVDEIFEAKSSYYTYGAALKNEISKEFRTSERTSIKPYGSLKLEYGRFGSIKEKTGEVRLEV